A window of the Eschrichtius robustus isolate mEscRob2 chromosome 5, mEscRob2.pri, whole genome shotgun sequence genome harbors these coding sequences:
- the TMEM185B gene encoding transmembrane protein 185B, whose protein sequence is MNPRGLFQDFNPSKFLIYACLLLFSVLLPLRLDGVIQWSCWAVFAPIWLWKLLVLAGASVGAGVWARNPRYRTEGEACVEFKAMLIAVGIHLLLLMFEVLVCDRVERGTHFWLLVFMPLFFVSPVSVAACVWGFRHDRSLELEILCSVNILQFIFIALRLDRIIHWPWLVVFVPLWILMSFLCLVVLYYIVWSLLFLRSLDVVAEQRRTHVTMAISWITIVVPLLTFEVLLVHRLDGHNAFSFISVFVPLWLSLITLMATTFRRKGGNHWWFGIRRDFCQFLLEIFPFLREYGNISYDLHHEDNEDAEETSASEAPKIAPMFGKKARVVITQSPGKYVPPPPKLSIDMPD, encoded by the coding sequence ATGAACCCCAGGGGCCTGTTCCAGGACTTCAACCCGAGTAAGTTTCTCATCTACGCCTGCCTGCTGCTCTTCTCCGTGCTGCTGCCCCTCCGCCTGGACGGCGTCATCCAGTGGAGCTGCTGGGCCGTGTTCGCCCCCATCTGGCTGTGGAAGCTCCTGGTCCTCGCGGGCGCCTCGGTGGGCGCGGGCGTCTGGGCGCGGAACCCGCGCTACCGCACGGAGGGGGAGGCCTGCGTAGAGTTCAAGGCCATGCTGATCGCCGTGGGCATCCATCTGCTGCTGCTCATGTTCGAGGTCCTGGTCTGCGACAGGGTGGAGCGGGGGACCCACTTCTGGCTGCTGGTCTTCATGCCGCTCTTCTTCGTGTCCCCCGTGTCCGTGGCCGCCTGCGTGTGGGGCTTCCGACACGACCGGTCCCTGGAGCTGGAGATCCTGTGCTCCGTCAACATCCTGCAGTTCATCTTCATCGCCCTGAGGCTGGACCGGATCATCCACTGGCCGTGGCTGGTGGTGTTTGTGCCGCTCTGGATCCTCATGTCGTTCCTCTGCCTGGTGGTCCTGTATTACATCGTCTGGTCCCTCCTGTTTCTGCGCTCCCTGGATGTGGTTGCCGAGCAGCGAAGAACACACGTGACCATGGCCATCAGCTGGATAACGATCGTGGTGCCCCTGCTCACCTTCGAGGTTCTGCTGGTGCACAGGCTGGACGGCCACAACGCGTTCTCCTTCATCTCCGTATTCGTCCCCCTTTGGCTTTCGCTAATCACGTTGATGGCCACAACGTTTAGGCGGAAAGGGGGCAACCACTGGTGGTTTGGTATTCGCAGAGATTTCTGTCAGTTTCTGCTcgaaattttcccatttttaagagAATATGGGAACATTTCCTATGATTTACATCATGAAGATAATGAAGATGCTGAAGAAACATCGGCGTCAGAAGCGCCTAAAATCGCTCCGATGTTTGGAAAGAAGGCCAGGGTGGTGATAACCCAGAGCCCTGGGAAATatgttcccccaccccccaagttaAGTATTGATATGCCAGATTAA